A window of the Ammoniphilus oxalaticus genome harbors these coding sequences:
- a CDS encoding DUF3006 domain-containing protein — protein MKEAVVDRIVDGKHLVLLIGDEEKECVVPLSKMTEQLKEGDWVTLSFDANDEIVDITSNPAKTSQKQDSIQAKMAKLRAKKGSRFQSD, from the coding sequence ATGAAAGAAGCTGTGGTGGATCGCATCGTTGATGGCAAGCATCTTGTTTTATTGATTGGGGACGAAGAAAAGGAATGCGTCGTTCCGCTTTCAAAGATGACAGAGCAGTTAAAAGAGGGGGATTGGGTGACCCTTTCATTCGATGCCAACGACGAGATTGTCGATATTACGTCGAATCCAGCAAAAACATCCCAAAAACAGGATTCAATTCAAGCGAAAATGGCCAAGCTACGGGCAAAAAAAGGAAGTCGCTTCCAATCAGATTAA